The Candidatus Nomurabacteria bacterium genome has a segment encoding these proteins:
- a CDS encoding PCRF domain-containing protein, which yields MDTKDIEKKISDIEEEMQKPGFWDNKDLAQEKIKELGELKNQKEGLGKYDKGGAVLSIVSGAGGDDAEDFSRILVEMYEKFSSKNSWDVSLIHENKNDHGGFRNITLEIRGNMVYGKLKGESGVHRLVRVSPFNAKAKRNTSFSLVEVIPIINAKDLPEIKPEDLEYEFSKSGGPGGQNVNKRETAVRLTHKPTGISAYSREERSQEANREKALAILMGKLVKKAEEEKKTLIESMQVPKSTDIEWGNQIRSYVLHPYKMVKDHRTGYEERDPDEVFDGNIEGFLEDYSININNIKD from the coding sequence ATGGATACGAAAGATATAGAAAAAAAGATAAGTGATATCGAAGAAGAAATGCAAAAACCGGGTTTCTGGGACAACAAAGATCTAGCTCAAGAAAAGATAAAAGAACTCGGTGAACTAAAAAATCAAAAAGAGGGACTTGGAAAATACGACAAAGGTGGTGCGGTTCTTTCTATTGTTTCTGGTGCTGGTGGAGACGATGCAGAAGATTTCTCTCGTATACTTGTAGAAATGTATGAGAAGTTTTCTTCAAAAAATTCTTGGGACGTTTCCTTGATTCACGAAAATAAAAACGACCATGGTGGTTTCAGAAACATAACTCTCGAGATTAGAGGAAATATGGTTTATGGAAAACTAAAAGGTGAGTCTGGTGTGCACAGACTTGTCAGGGTTTCTCCGTTCAACGCAAAAGCGAAAAGAAATACCTCGTTCTCTCTTGTAGAAGTTATACCGATAATAAACGCAAAAGATTTGCCAGAAATAAAACCCGAAGACTTGGAATACGAATTTTCTAAATCTGGTGGTCCTGGTGGCCAAAACGTAAACAAAAGAGAAACAGCGGTTAGACTAACACACAAGCCAACAGGAATATCTGCTTATAGTAGAGAAGAAAGAAGTCAGGAAGCCAATAGAGAAAAAGCCCTAGCGATACTTATGGGTAAACTAGTAAAAAAGGCTGAAGAAGAAAAAAAGACTCTAATAGAAAGTATGCAAGTTCCCAAATCTACAGATATCGAATGGGGTAACCAGATACGTTCTTATGTACTTCATCCATACAAGATGGTAAAAGACCACAGAACTGGATATGAGGAAAGAGACCCAGACGAGGTTTTTGATGGAAATATAGAGGGTTTTTTGGAAGATTATTCTATAAATATCAACAATATAAAAGACTAA
- the typA gene encoding translational GTPase TypA produces the protein MEIRNIAIIAHVDHGKTTLTDKMLSFCGALEEGSSMDSNQLEKERGITIYAKNTSVEYKGTKINIVDTPGHADFGSEVERVLRSIDSVLLIVDAQEGPMPQTRFVLKKSLELGLKPIVVLNKIDKPGANPSEAHDQVFELFMELGATEEQLDFTTIYAIGRDGVAMKKEDDPRVDLEPLFETILEKVPVALNDITKPFKMQAFNLAYDNFLGRLAVGRVYEGVAKTGETVFVKNQNGETRSAKITKLFTFVGMKREEVKEAMAGDIVILAGIPDIFIGETILVDKSGESLPMISIDEPTIVLDFLVNNSPFAGREGKFVTSRQIKERLEKELEMNVGLRVDFEPDPDRQIEGYKVYGRGEMHIAVLLENMRREGYEVQVSQPQVIIKEIDGVKSEPFEEVTLDIPTEYQGAVIEKLGQRGFVISDMKMHENTTRMLLEGPTRGLFGYRGQFMIDTKGEGIMSSRVIGFRKYQGEITRKKVGSMTSMENGKALGYSLWGLQDRGLLYISPNTEVYGGMVIGNTSKGEEMTVNPTKNKQLTNVRASGSDEAINLTPPWTLSIERGLEVMGEDEYLEVTPESVRLRKIFLTESERAKNKRQK, from the coding sequence ATGGAGATTAGAAACATTGCGATAATTGCTCACGTTGACCACGGTAAAACAACTCTTACAGACAAGATGTTGTCTTTTTGCGGTGCTCTAGAAGAGGGTTCTTCTATGGACTCAAATCAGCTAGAGAAAGAAAGGGGTATAACCATATATGCCAAAAACACCTCTGTAGAATATAAGGGAACAAAAATAAACATAGTCGATACACCAGGTCACGCCGATTTTGGAAGTGAAGTAGAAAGAGTTTTGAGATCTATAGACTCAGTTCTTTTGATTGTCGATGCACAAGAAGGACCAATGCCACAGACTAGGTTTGTTTTGAAAAAATCTCTAGAACTCGGATTAAAACCAATCGTTGTACTAAACAAAATAGACAAGCCCGGTGCTAATCCAAGCGAAGCACACGATCAAGTTTTTGAACTATTTATGGAACTTGGTGCCACAGAAGAACAACTTGATTTCACAACTATATACGCCATAGGTAGAGACGGAGTTGCCATGAAGAAAGAAGATGATCCTAGGGTTGACCTTGAACCTCTTTTTGAAACTATTTTAGAAAAAGTGCCAGTTGCTCTAAACGACATAACTAAACCATTCAAGATGCAGGCTTTCAATCTTGCGTACGATAACTTCCTAGGAAGACTTGCTGTCGGTAGAGTTTATGAAGGTGTGGCAAAAACAGGAGAAACAGTTTTTGTAAAAAATCAAAACGGAGAAACAAGATCTGCGAAGATAACAAAACTATTTACTTTTGTTGGTATGAAAAGAGAAGAAGTAAAAGAGGCAATGGCGGGAGACATAGTTATACTCGCTGGTATTCCAGATATATTTATCGGAGAAACTATTCTTGTAGACAAAAGTGGAGAATCTCTACCTATGATTTCTATAGACGAGCCAACTATCGTACTAGATTTTCTTGTTAACAATTCACCGTTTGCAGGTAGAGAGGGTAAGTTTGTGACATCAAGACAGATAAAAGAAAGACTAGAAAAAGAATTAGAGATGAATGTCGGACTAAGAGTGGACTTTGAACCAGATCCAGATAGACAGATAGAAGGTTACAAAGTTTACGGTAGAGGAGAGATGCACATCGCGGTACTCTTGGAGAATATGAGAAGAGAAGGGTATGAAGTTCAGGTTTCTCAACCGCAAGTAATCATAAAAGAAATAGACGGTGTAAAAAGTGAACCTTTTGAAGAGGTTACTTTGGATATACCAACAGAATACCAAGGCGCAGTTATAGAAAAGCTTGGCCAGAGAGGTTTTGTGATTTCCGACATGAAGATGCATGAGAATACAACAAGAATGCTTCTAGAAGGGCCAACAAGAGGACTTTTCGGATACAGAGGACAGTTTATGATAGATACAAAAGGAGAGGGTATCATGTCTTCTAGAGTAATAGGATTTAGGAAGTATCAAGGCGAAATAACACGAAAGAAAGTTGGAAGTATGACATCTATGGAAAACGGTAAAGCTCTCGGATACTCACTATGGGGACTCCAAGACAGAGGACTTCTTTATATCTCTCCAAACACTGAAGTATATGGCGGTATGGTTATCGGAAATACATCCAAAGGTGAAGAGATGACAGTAAACCCAACCAAAAACAAACAACTAACAAACGTTAGAGCATCTGGAAGCGATGAAGCTATAAATCTTACTCCACCTTGGACACTTTCTATCGAAAGAGGTCTAGAAGTTATGGGCGAAGATGAGTATCTGGAGGTTACACCAGAGAGCGTTAGACTAAGAAAAATATTTCTAACAGAGTCAGAGAGAGCAAAAAACAAAAGACAGAAATAA
- the gatA gene encoding Asp-tRNA(Asn)/Glu-tRNA(Gln) amidotransferase subunit GatA yields MDIDLRNLDIKTAHELMKSRKITAVKLAQAYLENIELKNKDTNAYLEVYDDVLAQAKDADKKFEDGTAELITGIPIALKDNILFKGKISSASSKILEHYRANYDSSVVARLRHKGAVFLGRTNMDEFAMGSSTETSAFGRTKNPINLDYVPGGSSGGSAAAVAMDGALVSLGSDTGGSIRQPAAFCDLVGFKPTYGFVSRYGLMSLASSLDQIGPIAKNVKDAFVLYKALSFFDKQDANSISPEYTKDIKPRKIKKIGVPKDWINGEGVSTDIKESFEKAVKILEDKGYEIVNISLPMTEYSLAVYYILMPAEASSNLSRYDGMRYGRRKDGDTLFDIYARSRGEGFGMETRRRVLLGTYILSHGYYDAYYRKALDMQFAITKELEDVFDKSNPDYVDVIFTPTSPFPPFRSGEKIDDPVAIKMSDLFTVPANIAGVPAISIPFERNKNDLPMGVQFMGPKYEDDALFEIAEDLESSIK; encoded by the coding sequence ATGGATATAGACCTTAGAAATCTAGATATAAAAACTGCTCATGAACTGATGAAATCTAGGAAGATTACAGCAGTAAAACTTGCACAAGCATATCTTGAAAACATAGAACTAAAAAACAAAGACACAAACGCTTATCTAGAGGTTTATGACGATGTTCTAGCTCAAGCAAAAGATGCTGACAAAAAGTTTGAAGACGGAACAGCTGAACTTATAACAGGTATACCGATTGCACTCAAAGACAACATACTTTTCAAAGGTAAAATTTCTAGCGCATCTTCAAAGATACTAGAACACTACAGAGCAAACTACGATTCTTCTGTTGTTGCAAGACTAAGACACAAAGGCGCTGTATTTCTAGGCAGAACAAACATGGACGAGTTTGCCATGGGATCTTCTACAGAAACATCTGCTTTTGGAAGAACAAAAAACCCTATAAACCTAGATTATGTACCAGGAGGCTCTAGTGGTGGCTCAGCAGCAGCTGTTGCCATGGATGGAGCTCTTGTTTCCTTAGGATCAGACACCGGTGGTTCTATAAGACAGCCGGCAGCATTCTGTGACCTTGTAGGATTCAAGCCGACATATGGGTTTGTTTCTAGATACGGACTCATGTCTCTCGCTTCTTCTCTAGATCAAATTGGTCCAATAGCCAAAAATGTAAAAGACGCTTTTGTTTTGTATAAAGCACTTTCTTTTTTCGATAAACAAGATGCCAACTCTATTTCTCCAGAATATACAAAAGATATAAAACCAAGAAAAATAAAAAAGATCGGTGTTCCAAAAGACTGGATAAACGGTGAGGGTGTAAGTACTGACATAAAAGAGTCTTTTGAAAAAGCGGTAAAAATATTGGAGGACAAAGGTTACGAAATAGTAAACATCTCACTTCCTATGACAGAGTACTCTCTGGCTGTTTACTATATACTTATGCCAGCAGAAGCATCTAGTAACCTTTCTAGATATGACGGTATGCGTTACGGTAGGAGAAAGGACGGAGATACACTTTTCGATATTTATGCGAGAAGTAGAGGAGAAGGATTCGGTATGGAAACAAGAAGGAGAGTTCTTCTTGGAACTTATATACTTTCTCATGGATATTACGATGCATACTATAGGAAAGCGCTTGATATGCAGTTTGCTATAACAAAAGAATTGGAAGATGTATTTGATAAGTCCAATCCAGATTATGTTGATGTCATATTTACACCAACTTCTCCGTTTCCTCCGTTTAGAAGTGGTGAAAAAATAGACGACCCAGTTGCGATCAAGATGTCAGACCTCTTTACCGTACCTGCAAACATCGCAGGTGTTCCAGCAATATCTATACCGTTTGAGAGAAACAAGAATGATCTACCAATGGGCGTGCAGTTTATGGGACCAAAGTATGAAGATGATGCTTTATTTGAAATAGCAGAAGACCTAGAGTCTTCTATCAAGTAA
- the gatC gene encoding Asp-tRNA(Asn)/Glu-tRNA(Gln) amidotransferase subunit GatC: MDKEKVKYLADLARIQLSPDEVESIAKDLGQVLSYVDQIQEVDLSGLKKEFPMTNIRREDTDPRPKGEYTEGILREAPESESGYFVVKKVL, translated from the coding sequence ATGGACAAAGAAAAGGTTAAATATTTGGCTGATTTGGCAAGAATACAGCTTTCTCCAGACGAGGTAGAATCTATCGCCAAGGATCTAGGCCAGGTTCTTTCTTATGTAGATCAGATTCAAGAGGTTGATCTAAGTGGTCTCAAGAAGGAATTTCCTATGACAAACATAAGAAGAGAAGACACTGACCCGAGACCAAAAGGTGAATACACAGAAGGTATTTTGAGAGAAGCTCCAGAGTCGGAGAGCGGTTATTTTGTTGTAAAGAAAGTTTTGTAA